A single Planctomycetota bacterium DNA region contains:
- a CDS encoding biopolymer transporter ExbD: protein MSTLLRQPERRVKLTEMSFTPLIDCVFLLLLFFMVGTRFREIDRELETRLPPTGPRIAGRFDELAIAVRNIGTAEAPRPQVAIDHQVMPDWRAVRVRLRDLAAVPGGRDFPVLMEPADDAQHGWVMNVLDCLREFGYRRVSFKR, encoded by the coding sequence ATGAGTACATTGCTCCGCCAGCCCGAGCGTCGCGTGAAACTCACCGAGATGTCGTTCACCCCACTGATTGACTGCGTGTTCCTGCTGCTGCTGTTCTTCATGGTCGGCACACGGTTCCGCGAGATTGATCGCGAACTGGAGACTCGCCTGCCGCCGACCGGCCCCCGCATCGCCGGGCGGTTTGACGAGCTTGCCATCGCGGTGCGGAACATCGGCACGGCCGAGGCGCCGCGGCCCCAGGTCGCCATTGACCATCAGGTGATGCCCGACTGGCGCGCCGTGCGCGTCCGCCTGCGCGACCTCGCCGCCGTGCCCGGCGGGCGCGATTTCCCGGTGCTCATGGAGCCCGCCGACGACGCGCAGCACGGCTGGGTGATGAACGTGCTCGACTGCCTGCGCGAGTTCGGCTATCGCAGAGTCAGCTTCAAACGATGA
- a CDS encoding antibiotic biosynthesis monooxygenase produces the protein MIHVIANIELKPGVRDAFLRVFRALVPKVQAEGGCLEYGPALDARTDIRAQLPFREDVVTIVEKWESLAALKAHLAAPHMADYRAAVKDLVVRVTLQILEPV, from the coding sequence ATGATCCACGTCATCGCCAACATCGAGTTGAAGCCCGGCGTTCGGGACGCATTTCTGCGCGTCTTCCGCGCCCTCGTGCCCAAGGTGCAGGCCGAGGGCGGCTGTCTGGAGTACGGCCCTGCACTCGACGCGCGGACCGACATCCGCGCGCAACTGCCCTTCCGCGAGGACGTGGTGACCATCGTCGAGAAGTGGGAGAGCCTCGCCGCGCTCAAGGCCCACCTCGCCGCGCCCCACATGGCCGACTACCGCGCGGCGGTGAAGGACCTGGTCGTGAGGGTGACGCTTCAGATTCTCGAACCCGTGTGA
- a CDS encoding DMT family protein: protein MPTVVLLTLSNIFMTIAWYGHLKHKDKPLLLVILVSWGIAFIEYCFQVPANRIGHQQGFCGAELKTMQEVITLVVFCVFSVLYLKEPLKWNYLVGFGLIAAAVFFVFKKW from the coding sequence ATGCCCACCGTGGTGTTGCTCACGCTCTCCAACATCTTCATGACCATCGCCTGGTACGGCCACCTGAAGCACAAGGACAAGCCGCTCCTCCTGGTCATCCTCGTGTCGTGGGGCATCGCGTTCATCGAGTACTGCTTCCAGGTGCCGGCCAACCGCATCGGCCACCAGCAGGGCTTCTGCGGGGCCGAGCTCAAGACGATGCAGGAGGTCATCACGCTCGTCGTCTTCTGCGTCTTCTCGGTGCTCTACCTCAAGGAACCGCTCAAGTGGAACTACCTGGTGGGCTTCGGCCTCATCGCGGCGGCCGTGTTCTTCGTGTTCAAGAAGTGGTGA
- the hydF gene encoding [FeFe] hydrogenase H-cluster maturation GTPase HydF encodes MERTPKGLRLHIGLFGRRNVGKSSLLNAITRQQVSIVSDVAGTTTDPVEKPMELLPLGPVLFIDTAGIDDEGALGEMRVARTRKVFDRTDLGVIIAEPGHWGAFEQQIYDELRARKCPVIVVFNKCDLGEPDAALVERLQKEKVRTVRTVCNAAFRPSPEERRAEARTANTGILDFRQALLDTAPADFLNNPAILADLVGPGEMAVLVVPVDKEAPKGRLIVPQVQAIRDLIDGDAFALVVKERELREALDRLKKPPKLVVTDSQAFLKVVADTPRDIPLTSFSILFARYKGDLAEMVRGALACETLRPGDRILVAESCSHHPIAEDIGRVKIPRWLTQLVGGKLHFDTIQGHDFPDDLASYKLVIHCGGCMMNRREMLTRILRCKQAGVPISNYGLIVAYSLGIFERALEPFPAALEVYREALAARA; translated from the coding sequence ATGGAGCGAACTCCCAAGGGCTTGCGGCTGCATATCGGCCTCTTCGGCCGGCGGAATGTCGGGAAATCGAGCCTGCTCAACGCCATCACCCGCCAACAGGTCTCCATCGTGTCGGACGTGGCGGGCACCACGACCGACCCGGTCGAGAAGCCGATGGAGCTGCTGCCCCTCGGCCCCGTGCTCTTCATTGACACGGCGGGGATTGACGACGAGGGGGCGCTCGGCGAGATGCGCGTGGCCCGCACCCGCAAGGTCTTCGACCGCACCGACCTCGGCGTCATCATCGCCGAGCCCGGCCACTGGGGCGCCTTCGAACAGCAGATCTACGACGAGTTGCGCGCGCGGAAGTGTCCCGTCATCGTCGTCTTCAACAAGTGCGACCTCGGCGAGCCCGACGCCGCCCTCGTCGAACGCCTCCAGAAGGAGAAAGTCCGAACCGTCCGCACCGTTTGTAATGCGGCCTTCAGGCCGTCTCCTGAAGAGCGACGGGCTGAAGCCCGCACTGCGAACACGGGGATTCTGGACTTCCGACAGGCGCTCCTCGACACCGCGCCCGCCGACTTCCTCAACAATCCCGCGATCCTCGCCGACCTCGTGGGGCCGGGCGAGATGGCTGTCCTCGTGGTACCCGTGGACAAGGAGGCCCCGAAAGGCCGCCTCATCGTGCCCCAGGTGCAGGCCATCCGCGACCTGATTGACGGCGACGCCTTCGCGCTCGTCGTCAAGGAGCGCGAGCTGCGCGAGGCCCTCGACCGCCTCAAGAAGCCGCCCAAGCTCGTCGTCACCGACTCGCAGGCCTTCCTCAAGGTCGTAGCCGACACGCCGCGCGACATCCCCCTCACCAGCTTCTCGATCCTCTTCGCCCGCTACAAGGGCGACCTGGCCGAGATGGTGCGCGGCGCCCTCGCCTGCGAGACCCTGCGGCCCGGCGACCGCATCCTCGTGGCCGAATCGTGCTCGCACCACCCGATCGCCGAGGACATCGGCCGCGTGAAGATCCCCCGCTGGCTCACCCAGCTCGTCGGCGGCAAGCTGCACTTCGACACGATCCAGGGCCACGACTTCCCCGACGACCTCGCCTCGTACAAGCTCGTCATCCACTGCGGCGGGTGCATGATGAACCGCCGCGAGATGCTCACCCGCATTCTCCGCTGCAAGCAGGCGGGCGTGCCGATCTCCAACTACGGCCTCATCGTCGCCTACTCGCTCGGCATCTTCGAGCGCGCCCTCGAGCCCTTCCCCGCGGCGCTCGAGGTCTACCGTGAAGCCCTGGCCGCCAGGGCTTAG
- the asnS gene encoding asparagine--tRNA ligase has product MRALEPEHRVKHILARRDFGAAVVVYGWLRSRRDSKELSFLDVNDGSCMAGIQVIADASLPNYEGEVKRLVTGCSVRVEGELRASPGKGQAVEVLAKKLDVLGWVQDPDAYPMQKKRHTFEYLREVAHLRPRSNTFGAIARVRNCLAHATHEFFQGRGFLYVHTPIITASDCEGAGEMFTVTTLDPKEPPRLPDGSVDFSQDFFGRRAFLTVSGQLSVETHCCALTNVYTFGPTFRAENSNTPRHLAEFWMIEPEMAFCDLEGDMDLAEAYIKHLLSAALERCPDDMAFFNQWVDKTVMETLQHIVASAFERITYTEAIEILQKSGESFEFPVEWGRDLQTEHERYLTEKHIRKPVIVRNYPKAIKAFYMRVNDDERTVAAMDVLVPKIGEIIGGSQREERRDVLERRMAEGGLDPRNYWWYLDLRRYGTVPHAGFGLGFERTVQFATGMANIRDAIPFPRTPKSAEF; this is encoded by the coding sequence ATGCGAGCACTTGAGCCAGAACACCGCGTGAAGCATATCCTCGCCCGCCGCGACTTCGGCGCCGCCGTGGTCGTCTACGGCTGGCTCCGCTCGCGCCGCGACTCCAAGGAGCTGTCGTTCCTCGACGTGAACGACGGCTCGTGCATGGCCGGAATCCAGGTCATCGCCGACGCCTCGCTGCCGAACTACGAGGGCGAAGTGAAACGCCTTGTCACCGGCTGCTCCGTGCGCGTGGAGGGCGAGCTGCGCGCCTCCCCCGGCAAGGGCCAGGCCGTCGAGGTGCTGGCGAAGAAGCTCGACGTGCTCGGCTGGGTGCAGGACCCCGACGCCTATCCGATGCAGAAGAAGCGCCACACGTTCGAATACCTCCGCGAGGTCGCCCACCTGCGCCCCCGCTCGAACACCTTCGGCGCCATCGCCCGCGTGCGTAACTGCCTGGCCCATGCCACCCACGAGTTCTTCCAGGGCCGGGGCTTCCTCTACGTCCACACCCCCATCATCACCGCCAGCGACTGCGAGGGCGCGGGCGAGATGTTCACCGTCACCACCCTCGACCCCAAGGAACCGCCCCGCCTGCCCGACGGCTCGGTGGACTTCTCACAGGACTTCTTCGGCCGCCGGGCCTTCCTCACAGTCAGCGGCCAGCTCTCGGTCGAGACCCATTGTTGCGCTCTCACCAACGTCTACACCTTCGGCCCCACGTTCCGGGCCGAGAACTCGAACACGCCCCGCCACCTCGCCGAGTTCTGGATGATCGAGCCCGAGATGGCCTTCTGCGACCTCGAGGGCGACATGGACCTCGCCGAGGCCTACATCAAGCACCTGCTCTCCGCCGCCCTCGAGCGCTGCCCCGACGACATGGCCTTCTTCAACCAGTGGGTGGACAAGACGGTCATGGAAACCCTTCAGCACATCGTCGCCAGCGCCTTCGAGCGCATCACCTACACCGAGGCCATCGAGATCCTTCAGAAATCGGGCGAGAGCTTCGAGTTCCCCGTCGAATGGGGCCGCGACCTCCAGACCGAGCACGAGCGTTACCTCACCGAGAAACACATCAGGAAGCCCGTCATCGTCCGCAACTACCCCAAGGCCATCAAAGCCTTTTACATGCGGGTCAACGACGACGAGCGGACGGTTGCGGCGATGGACGTGCTGGTGCCCAAGATCGGCGAGATCATCGGCGGCAGCCAGCGCGAGGAGCGCCGCGACGTGCTGGAGCGTCGCATGGCCGAAGGCGGCCTCGACCCCAGGAACTACTGGTGGTATCTCGACCTGCGGCGCTACGGCACTGTCCCACACGCGGGATTCGGATTGGGCTTCGAGCGCACCGTGCAGTTCGCCACGGGCATGGCCAACATCCGCGACGCCATCCCCTTCCCCCGCACCCCCAAGTCCGCCGAGTTCTGA
- a CDS encoding uroporphyrinogen decarboxylase family protein, producing the protein MDAMNSRERVLAAINRLPVDRVPTDIWATGEVWAKLRAHFGEGADLHKLLHIDGFAGIGPKYVGPPLPPAPEGESVDLWGLRSKPVAYDGGVYAEQSFNPLAAAETMDDLEAYRWPSADWFDYSEMRAAALERRKTHALQCGYMAPFYQHNLLRGLQLSLTDPLLKPDFTHHLLDRMCEFILQHHRRMFEACDGLIDVAQVTDDLGSQHGPMISLAVYREFYKPHHARFIALCREFGIKVFHHDDGSCRAFLPDLVELGIDILNPVQWTCPGMDLAELKREYGHRLCFHGGVENQRILPFGTPAEVRAEVRHCIDALASDGTGYILAPCHNLQAVSPVANILAMYDEAWKYGRR; encoded by the coding sequence ATGGACGCGATGAACTCCCGCGAGCGCGTGCTGGCCGCAATCAATCGCTTGCCCGTGGACCGCGTGCCGACCGACATCTGGGCGACGGGCGAGGTGTGGGCCAAGCTGCGCGCCCACTTCGGCGAGGGGGCCGACCTCCACAAGCTCCTGCACATTGACGGCTTCGCGGGCATCGGCCCGAAGTACGTCGGCCCCCCCCTGCCCCCCGCGCCCGAGGGCGAATCGGTGGACCTGTGGGGCCTGCGCAGCAAGCCCGTGGCCTACGACGGCGGCGTCTATGCCGAGCAGTCGTTCAACCCCCTCGCCGCGGCCGAGACGATGGACGACCTCGAAGCCTACCGCTGGCCCTCCGCCGACTGGTTCGACTATTCCGAGATGCGCGCGGCCGCCCTCGAACGCCGCAAGACCCACGCGCTCCAGTGCGGCTACATGGCCCCCTTCTATCAGCACAACCTGCTCCGCGGCCTCCAGCTCTCGCTGACCGACCCGTTGCTGAAGCCCGATTTCACCCACCACCTGCTCGATCGCATGTGCGAGTTCATCCTCCAGCACCACCGCCGCATGTTCGAGGCCTGCGACGGCCTCATTGACGTGGCGCAGGTGACCGACGACCTCGGCTCCCAGCATGGCCCGATGATCAGCCTGGCCGTCTACCGCGAGTTCTACAAGCCCCATCACGCCCGCTTCATCGCCCTGTGCCGCGAGTTCGGCATCAAGGTCTTCCACCACGACGACGGCAGTTGCCGCGCCTTCCTCCCCGACCTCGTCGAGCTGGGCATTGATATCCTCAACCCCGTTCAATGGACCTGCCCCGGCATGGACCTGGCCGAACTCAAGCGCGAGTATGGCCACAGGCTCTGCTTCCACGGCGGCGTGGAGAACCAGCGCATCCTCCCCTTCGGCACCCCCGCCGAGGTGCGCGCCGAGGTGCGCCACTGCATAGACGCCCTGGCCTCCGACGGCACGGGCTACATCCTCGCCCCCTGCCACAACCTCCAGGCCGTCAGCCCCGTCGCCAACATCCTGGCCATGTACGACGAGGCATGGAAATATGGGAGGCGATAG
- a CDS encoding trimeric intracellular cation channel family protein codes for MTTIQFLDYLGTLAFAVSGALKGVRKEMDIFGVAVLATVTAIGGGTIRDTLLKADVFWLRDPVYVPLAVAAAIGVFVLYHWVQRGRWELLIADAVGLGVFAAIGAVKAWDAGTGLVGVVTMACLTGVGGGIIRDVLARDVPAVLREEVYASATMAGAFLFYVLMRAGAGQGVAVWAAACLTLAVRLASIALRWHLPRRIVDENEP; via the coding sequence ATGACCACGATCCAATTCCTCGACTACCTCGGCACCCTTGCCTTCGCGGTGTCCGGCGCGCTCAAGGGCGTGCGGAAGGAGATGGACATCTTCGGCGTGGCCGTGCTGGCGACGGTGACGGCCATCGGCGGCGGCACGATTCGCGACACGCTGCTCAAAGCCGATGTCTTCTGGCTCCGCGACCCGGTCTACGTGCCACTGGCTGTGGCGGCGGCGATCGGGGTGTTCGTGCTCTACCATTGGGTGCAACGGGGCCGATGGGAGCTGCTGATCGCCGACGCCGTGGGCCTCGGCGTGTTCGCGGCCATCGGCGCGGTGAAGGCGTGGGACGCCGGCACCGGCCTCGTGGGTGTGGTGACGATGGCCTGCCTCACGGGCGTGGGCGGGGGCATCATCCGCGACGTGCTCGCGCGCGACGTGCCGGCCGTGCTCCGCGAAGAGGTCTATGCCTCGGCCACGATGGCGGGCGCATTTCTCTTCTACGTGCTCATGCGCGCCGGGGCGGGGCAGGGCGTAGCCGTGTGGGCCGCGGCGTGCCTCACCCTCGCCGTCCGCCTCGCCAGCATCGCCCTCCGCTGGCACCTGCCACGCCGGATTGTGGATGAAAACGAGCCGTGA
- a CDS encoding DUF2238 domain-containing protein has product MKAANPLVPLVVFCSAVLVWSAIRPHSYDVWAFEIAAGVIGVAVLAALYPRFRFSNLAYVLVAVHFAILAVAAKYTYAEMPLFNWLRDALGLSRNHYDRVGHFAQGFVPAILAREVLRRTAGLRPGGMLSLLCACVCLAISAAWEIIEWWIVVFFYPTSGPEWLGLQGDVWDAQWDMFLALAGAVAALVLLSRRHDRSMAAAGLTTS; this is encoded by the coding sequence ATGAAGGCCGCAAACCCCCTGGTGCCCCTGGTGGTGTTCTGCTCCGCCGTTCTCGTCTGGTCCGCGATCCGGCCGCACTCCTACGATGTCTGGGCGTTCGAGATCGCCGCGGGGGTGATCGGGGTGGCGGTGCTCGCCGCCCTTTACCCTCGCTTCCGCTTCTCGAACCTGGCGTACGTGCTCGTAGCCGTCCACTTCGCGATCCTGGCCGTGGCCGCGAAGTACACGTATGCCGAGATGCCGCTCTTCAACTGGCTGCGCGACGCGCTGGGCCTGTCGCGGAACCACTACGACCGCGTGGGCCACTTCGCCCAGGGCTTCGTGCCGGCCATCCTGGCGCGCGAGGTGCTGCGACGCACGGCCGGCCTGCGGCCGGGCGGCATGCTCTCGCTGCTGTGCGCCTGCGTGTGCCTGGCCATCAGCGCGGCGTGGGAGATCATCGAGTGGTGGATCGTGGTCTTCTTCTACCCCACGAGCGGCCCGGAGTGGCTGGGGCTTCAGGGCGACGTGTGGGATGCCCAGTGGGATATGTTCCTGGCCCTCGCGGGCGCGGTGGCGGCGCTGGTGCTGCTCTCGCGGCGGCACGATCGGTCCATGGCCGCCGCGGGGCTCACCACTTCTTGA
- a CDS encoding NAD(P)/FAD-dependent oxidoreductase has translation MPGFDVAIIGAGPAGLMAAIAAAEAGARVAVCEQMARPGAKLLATGGGRCNLTNTASADEVMARFGRQGRFMAPALAGLDGPRLRAFFASLGVPTHAPDGFHVFPESNSARSVLAALVGRAEALGVRLLTGVEATALGHEGIETSRGAVPCSSVVLATGGKGYPALGATGAGYRLAAHAGHRIVPPVPGLVPLVAAERWVARVSGVTVPEAAVWIDLPRRRHARSVGPLLFTHRGLSGPAVLDLSADVAELLAGGSPVPLRVDLAPGTAASAWAARFDAWRREHGRRLVRTLLADHLPASLAAELCRVGGCGDEVRAAEITAAQRRGLASCLAGLPLTVTATEGFGQAMITRGGVALDAVNPRTLESRLRPGLFFAGEVLDLDGPCGGYNLQWAFVSGALAGRAAAAGGPR, from the coding sequence ATGCCTGGTTTCGATGTCGCGATCATTGGGGCTGGTCCGGCGGGGCTGATGGCGGCGATTGCCGCGGCCGAGGCGGGCGCGCGCGTGGCGGTGTGCGAGCAGATGGCCCGGCCCGGCGCCAAACTGCTGGCGACCGGCGGCGGGCGCTGCAACCTGACGAACACGGCCTCCGCCGACGAGGTGATGGCCCGCTTCGGACGGCAGGGGCGGTTCATGGCGCCGGCGCTCGCCGGGCTGGATGGGCCGAGGCTGAGGGCCTTCTTCGCGAGCCTCGGCGTGCCGACCCACGCGCCCGACGGCTTCCACGTGTTCCCGGAATCGAACTCGGCGCGGAGCGTGCTCGCGGCGCTCGTGGGCCGCGCCGAGGCGCTCGGCGTGCGGCTCCTGACAGGCGTTGAGGCGACCGCGTTGGGCCACGAGGGCATCGAGACGAGCCGCGGCGCGGTCCCGTGCTCGAGCGTCGTGCTGGCGACCGGCGGCAAGGGCTATCCCGCGCTGGGCGCGACGGGCGCGGGCTACCGGCTCGCCGCGCACGCGGGCCACCGCATTGTGCCGCCCGTGCCGGGCCTGGTGCCGCTGGTCGCGGCCGAGCGCTGGGTGGCGCGGGTGAGCGGCGTCACCGTGCCCGAGGCCGCGGTGTGGATTGACCTGCCGAGGCGACGGCATGCGAGGTCCGTGGGGCCCCTCTTGTTCACCCATCGCGGGCTGTCCGGTCCGGCGGTGCTGGACCTGTCGGCCGACGTTGCGGAGCTTCTGGCCGGGGGCTCGCCCGTGCCCTTGCGGGTGGACCTCGCGCCCGGAACGGCGGCCTCGGCGTGGGCTGCCCGCTTCGACGCCTGGCGCCGCGAGCACGGCAGGCGCCTCGTGCGCACCCTCCTCGCGGACCACCTGCCCGCGTCGCTCGCGGCGGAACTATGTCGGGTGGGCGGTTGCGGCGACGAGGTGCGGGCCGCCGAAATCACAGCAGCGCAGCGGCGCGGCCTGGCCTCGTGTCTCGCGGGCCTGCCGCTCACCGTCACGGCGACGGAGGGTTTCGGCCAGGCCATGATCACCCGCGGCGGCGTGGCGCTGGACGCGGTGAACCCCCGAACGCTCGAGAGCAGGCTCCGGCCCGGCCTGTTCTTCGCCGGCGAGGTGCTCGACCTCGACGGCCCGTGCGGCGGCTACAACCTCCAGTGGGCCTTCGTCAGCGGCGCCTTGGCCGGGCGCGCGGCGGCCGCAGGAGGCCCGAGATGA